CAACAACGGCCTGGACACACAGTCCTGTCTTTGGATAAACAATGTGTTTGGGAAGCAAGTCATTTCACCACTATATTTAGATCAGTGGGAACATAAACATGCCCTAGTTGGTTCTCACATGCTGTCTGAGACAAACACTACTTGCTCAGTCTgtataaagtaaatgaatgaacaaaattaCATACATCAAATCATCAGCATTTTCTTTATTGAGAAATGCTGATAGGAAACCCAGCTGATATCAGAGCAGGCCTTATAGCAAGGTGCATCTGTACAACACAGCCTTGGCATGTCTCAAAGGTCTTCATAGGTCACTTAACATAAGGGAACCTTGCACTATTCTGAGTGCTAACTACTACGTTACGAACATTTTCACTTTAAAGTTTCTCAAGGAACATTGGTCACATCTCACTGACTTTAACCTAACTTTTGATGAACACTTTTCAGATGTTGCTCAGATTGTTTTTGTACTCATTATTGTTTAAGTTTAGCTCACTGTGCTAGCTGTGCTCACTGTGCTAGCTGTGCTCACTGTGCTCACTGTGCTAGCTGTGCTCACTGTGCTAGCTGTGCTCACTGTGCTCAATGTGCTCGCTGTGCTCAATGTGCTAGCTGTGCTCACTGTGCTAGCTGTGCTCACTGTGCTAGCTGTGCTCACTGTGCTAGCACTATGTTTCACTGAGGATTGTAATAAAGTGTGTTCTAATGCATTATAACTGTTTAGCCTCCAGCTTTATAATGCTGAAATTATACATTGTTTAAATGCTTTACTATAAATGGAAACATTGCTAAGCGTTAGCACTCTCCTCACTGATCTAGATTAGCTACGTTACCATGGTTACAACCAGCCAGATGGAATTTACTGTGgtgtaattttcttttcctttctttaattCAGTTCCTCCAATTCAAATCATGTTATAAATGTTCACAGTTAAAcagttacatttgttttttgctgaatataaaatataaagcagCAGCAGGTTTCCATCCATGTTTCCAAGAGATTTACCTTTAATTATAAGctgtaaaggaaataaaaactcaGCAGTGCAAATAAGaggaataacattaaataagaggaataacattaaaggaaaaatagATCTCCAGAAAAATGTAGAAACTGTATAAGATAAAttgaaagcaataaaataatagagaaaaataaaataaagcaatatgTGAGTACATCTTTTAGTCAGAAGTGAACCTGATAAAAGCCTCAGTGTTCAACTTAGTTCCTGTTGCAGTTAGACGGAGATCTCGCTGCTTGTCATGACTGTAAATGAACACTAGATGGCAGCGCTGCGGCTCTAACAGCGCCGGTGTCTCTGCTCGCTGTCCTTTTATGGCTGCTGTTGCAGTTCTCCACACAGACAGCAGGGGGCAGCGTGGATACACAAACTGACGGTCATTTGACGCACGTTACCATTAAACACTTACAGAAGAATGTAGTGGAGCAAACGTTCCATTTCCGgctcagtgtttagtgttaaacaAAGTGTGTATAAAGAAGGATATAGACTTGTGTGTAAGTGAAGTGAACACTAAATGTTAAGTTTGTGTGCTCAGGGATTCATCTCTAAGAACAAGACACGAATCATTTTAGAAAttagcttttaattttatttaaaagggaACAAAAGGTTTGTTAAGTAATCAGTACTGAGCTAAAGAATGGACAGAGTTTAAATGTAGGAATAAATGTGagtcaacaaacaaacaaaataaataaacaaatatataaacaaataaatacataaataaacaaacaaataaataaataaatagggacCGTGGAAGTGAAGTGAACACCAGATGTTGTGTCGCTTTGTCCCAAATACGCTACtcacaaatatacaaatcagACACCGAcacgttagtgtgtgtgttcagggaggaatgcgtgtgttgtgtgtgtttatttgtttactgtttactcctttgtttatatttttctttttattgtgctGATGAACATCCAGAGACTTCAGCAGCTCCACACTACACAATCATCTACACACTGTTCAGCTTCTTGTGATTCACACACTGCTTTCTGATGTCTTCAGTTACACAACAGATTTTATTCACGTGTGAAATTTGCAGACGGATTTCTGGATTTACAccaattttgtttttcatttttaaagtgaaTTTCAGGACATTTGGCTTCAGATATTTGTAAACTCAAATCgaacctgtttgtttgtttgtctgtttgtttgtttgtgtgtttatttgtttgtgtgtttgtttttgctccaTGAATTATTTCTGTACCTGACAGATTCTCCTGTCTGAGTGAGACGTTCTGTttgttccttcttcttctcGTGTTGGACATTTTCATGGTTCTGCCTCAGGGTTCTTCAGGATTCACAAACATTCTAATGAGCTGTGTAGCAAGGCGGCAAATGAAGATGCTAACTAGATCACCGTGACCACAGTAACCATGGTAACCACAGCATGTTACTCAGTAGGCTTCAGATTTTAGTTGTTTGCTGAAATTATTCTGAAAATCATCACTTCtcttagaacacacacatacacacacacacacacacctttattttaatttgttgtcTTCTTTTGTAGCTTACATGGTGACTTGTTCAAATAGTGGACAAGCATGAGTGGtgagccctgtgtgtgtgtgtgtgtgtgtgtgtgtgtttgtgtgtgtgtttgtgtgtatgtgagtctgtgtatctgtataaagggtatgtgtttgtgtatctgtataaagtgtgtgtgtttgtgtatctgtataaagtgtgtgtgtgtatctgtataaagtgtgtgtttgtgtatctgtataaagtgtgtgtgtgtgtgtgtgtgtatgtgagtctgtgtatctgtataaagGGTATGTGTGAATCtgtataaagagtgtgtgtttgtgtatctggataacgtgtgtgtgtatctgtataaagtttgtgtatctgtataaagtgtgtgtgtgtgcatgtgtgtgtctgtgtgtgtgtatctgtataaagtgtgtgtgtttgtgtatctgtataaagtgtgtgtttgtgtatctgtataaagtgtgtgtgcgtgtgtgtgcgcgtgtgtgtgtctgtgtgtgtatctgtataaagtgtgtgtatctgcataaagtgtgtgtgtttgtgtatctgtataaagtgtgtgtgtttgtgtatctgtataaagtgtgtgtgtatctgcataaagtgtgtgtgtgtgcgtgtgtgtgtgtgcgtgcatgtgtgtgtctgtgtgtgtgcatgtgtgtgtctgtgtgtgtgtgtgtgtgtatgtgtgtgtgttcttctctCGACTTGGCAACTTTGCATAAGGAAATGTGAGGACTTTCATCCTGTGTGGTGCTGCAACCTGCTTCACTCCTCCATCTGAGACACCTTCATCTCCatcatcttatttattttattcacacacacacacacaccacacacacacacatacacacaccacacacacacacacacaccacacacacacacacaccacacaccacacacacacacacaccacacacacacacacacacacacaccacacacacacacacacacaccacacacacacacacacacacacacacacacacaccacacacacacacacaccacacacacacacacacacacacacacaccacacacacacacacacaccacacacacatacacacaccacacacacaccacacacacacacaccacacacacacacgcacacacacaccacacacacacacacacaccacacacacacatacacacaccacacacacacacacacaccacacacacacatacacacaccacacacaccacacacacacacacacacacatacacacacatacacacacacacacacacacacacacacacacacatacacacaccatacacacaccacacacacatacacacacacacacacatacacacaccacacacacatacacacacacacacacacacaccacacacacatacacacaccacacacacatacacacacacacacaaacacacgcaaacacacacacacacacacacaggtccacagTGATCCTATGAAGTCACCTCAGTTGATCTTCAGTCACAGTTTCAGAAACCTGAAATGCAAAGTGACCAAAAAGCAGCTGAGGATTTTCATTAAGCTCGTGTCAGACACCGACTTTGGGTCAAAACTCCACGGATAAATGAAGGAGGttcttatttttttgcatgttggaGCAGCTTCTGATCTCACTGCCTTTTTATGGGGAGTTCAGTTTGTCAAAATGTGTGAATGTAGTAAAAAGTGAGAAACTTATATGActacatatatttaatttttaataaggaaataaaaaagattaaatataatataatataatataataataatataaaataacataataatataatattataatataatataaaataatataaaataatataatataatataatattgatagattttacattttcaatttGAAAAATTTTCAGTAAGccacaaagtttaaaaaattagGACGACATcaacaaatacaatttaaattttgcagggaaaaagaaaacaaataaaaaacccagataataaataacttttcacaaatttattttttctcttattttttctttttataaacatacccagtgttttttttattgtcttcacaaaaaagaaatgcagtAGAGCACAAAATAACACACCACCGCTgaaatttaattctttattattctttttctttagaATATATCTATTCtaaattttgtaaatgtttacatgtttttcaGAATCACACCAGAACACATTTCacactcaataataataataataataataataataataataataataataataataataataataataatggggtaGTCTGTAAATATCTCATTAATCTAAACAAcgtgcatttttattttggttttgttttagttAACATGTTCAGGTGTAAATATCTTTTCAGAGTCAGTGAGGTGAATTGTGCTGAGCTGATAACATCAAGTCTTTAAAAATGCCGTTCCACttcggggagagagagagggggagagagagagagagagagacagacagacagacagacagacagacagacagacagacagactataCAGGATGCATTACAGGATAATAACGTGACCTGAGatactgccttttttttcttatgtgcAGAGGATAAAATTCCCTCCTCGATCTCAGGTAAGAGTTGATTTGAGTCTTTAAATAGTTGTGTAACTGCCTACAgactggtcacatgatcacaggCAGAagttctttttattaatttgtctCTTTGAGTTTTTTTTAGCACTTTCATAGTTTTTAAATGGCAGACACAAACCTGTCCATGCAGGACGTGTATGTCATGGGTCTCATGTACCCGCCTGTTCCGCCACTGTTGTGGATGTACGGGTCATTAGCTACATCCGCGGTGATGGGGGACGACCCCGTGACCCCAAGTCGCCCAGAGGGTATGTAATTCTGCGTGCCGTTGTGCGTGAACATGCCCTGAGCGGCCTGCCCGTACCCATGATTCCCAGCATTGGGGTAGGAGAAGGTGATGTGGTTGGAGTTTAGTGAACACGATCCTCCTCCATCTTGATTAAAGTTGCGGCACGACGGCTGCACCGGCTGCGTCTCCGGGGGGCTGTGTGTTAAACCACCAGAGCCGATTATGGTGTTGATGCTGAACACACGGGATTGGCTCGAACCGAATCCGGTGGTGGACGGCGGGTAGTACGGGGGAGAGATCTGCGGCGCGTAGGTCGGGTACACCGAGCCGTAGACGGATGATGTGATCTGGACAGGAGAGAAAATGGGCGAGTCGTGATGGTACGATGAGGACGTGCTAGTGTAGGTGGCAAAGTCACAACGTTTAAAGCGTTTGCGCCGTCTCAGGAAACTTCCACTCTCGAACATGTCCTCTGCGTTTGGGTCCAGCGCCCAGTAGTTGCCCTTCCCAGGTCTTCCCGGTTCTCGGGGGATTTTCACAAAGCAGTCGTTTAGAGTCAGATTGTGTCTGATCGAGTTCTGCCATTTTTTGGAATTGTCCCGATAAAATGGAAAGCGGTCTGTGATGAACTTGTAGATGCCACCGAGAGTGAGCTTGCGATCAGGGGAGCTGGCGATGGCCATGGAGATGAGAGCGATGTAGCTGTACGGAGGTTTTCCCCGCTGCAGAGGCCTCTTCCTGCGCCGGCCTTTAGAAGGATCTGCGTTCTGAGATTCCGTCGTCTCCACGGCCGTCTGAGCCGCAACCTCGTCCTCTGCCTTAACCACAGGCATCTTGTTCTCCTGCCGAAAGTTTCTGCAGTCTTCTGACTCACGTCAAGGCGTGTCTCCTGGCATCTAATGTTGCAGTTTTGTTTGGCAAATGTTCAGTTTCACTGCTTTGCAGATCAGAAGTGGCCTCAACGAGAAGCGAATAATTGAATAAGTGATAAACAAATCAGGGCCatgctgagaaactcactgcaGAGAAATTCCCTGTTGGCTttctctaaaaaaacaaacagccgGTAATCTTCACCTTCGTCTGTCAAATCCTGGATCCGTCCAAACTCAGCACTAATGTAAACAACATTTTTGTGAGGCTTAGTGTTGAGTTGAGTGAGCGAGCTGTAATGAGTGACAAACCTGAGCTTACCTGCACACTAGAACACCTGAGCTACGTTTAGCCACGCCCCCTCCCCCGCACACCCGTCAGGTGACGCTCAGTTCAGACCAATACATCTCTATACAAACGGTCATCATCAGATGAACAGATTTAAACAGATGTAaacagataaatgtgttttattataaaaaatcatttaaacatcAAAGGAAAAGTTTTGTCTTTAGTTTTATTTGATCTTTTCCTCAGTAACtgtgataaatgtgtttttatgaaagTCTGTAAATGTTACAACTTTGTGTAGCttcataatatttaaaaacataagcATCTCATTATCAGTGCAGTAAAATAGCAATGAATCAgtcaataaataattatttaataaatgatttagTACGAAACCTTTgtttcatattaaaatataaaacaggaGTTTTTCAGACTCGTGTGTTtgacattcatttgtttttaaagagaCTTTTTATTGtagtgacaattttttttagtttgctctaaaattattttgaaataaaattaatgtctgtctgtctgtctgtgtgactgtctgtctgtctgtctgtctgtctgtctgtgtgactgtctgtctgtctgtctgtctgtctgtctgtgtgactgtctgtctgtctgactgtctgtctgtctgtctgtctgtctgtctgtctgtctgtctgtctgtctgtgtgactgtctgtctgtctgtctgtgtgtctgtctgtctgtctgtctgtctgtctgtgtgactgtcagtctgtctgtctgtctgtctgtgtgactgtctgtctgtgtgactgtctgtctgtctgtctgtgtgactgtctgtctgtctgtctgactgtctgtctgtctgtctgtctgtctgtctgtgtgactgtgttctcTAATCCAGACGTATATTTCCTGTAATCTGATCAGACTGATTTTAACTAAACACTCAGTTACTCAGAATAGaatctgatatttatttaaaacataaacagCCAACTTATAAAAACTtgttttgatttgaattgaaagctaataattatttgttttataataataataataataataataataataataataataataataataaaataaattatattttgaaGATAGTTTGGTTTCAGGAAACagtgcagtgtttttatttatttgttttaataaagcaatatatataatttttaacaatttcctGTATAATCAACACCATCATACACTTTAGCCGATGCCTTTAATTTTATcttctttactttttctttctttcctccattTCTGTTGATTTATTCTCACTCTTTTATctcattattaaattaacattttattttctgatagAACTCAGACAAAATGTTTACTcactttttctcatttattacaaatgtacacacacacacacacacacacacacacacacacagcctgtttttttaaacactgtaaTCTGATCTAGTTTAACTGTCATTCCGTATCTCTAAACGCTCAGAGGGTTTATTTTGAGACTCTTGTGTTTGAACAACGACGACTCACCTGCAGCATCTTTTTTATATCCAAAGTACACGACATGGTGAACTTCAGCTCCTTATTACATTCAAATAAGAAGAAAGCTTTATTATCTTTTCATCACGGTGTTTGTTCAGTTTATCTCTGTTATCTGATCCAGTCCACACTAATCACTGTTTATGTTCAGTTCACTGATATAGACACTAAAATACTGTTAGTTAGTTAATTGGATAGTTACTTAGTTGCttagttagttatttagttaattGTACAAATTGTTTGCTTGCATTTTTTTAACTAATCGGATtagcagtttatttattagtgtcatttataaatatattaacttCATCCAATTCTATGTAAGTCTTAATTTTCCATAGAATTTTCAGCCTGTAATTTGagttctatttttaaaaaatgttataaataaataaataaataaataaataaataaataaataaatagagataaagagatatATTGTGATTG
The Tachysurus vachellii isolate PV-2020 chromosome 6, HZAU_Pvac_v1, whole genome shotgun sequence genome window above contains:
- the foxe1 gene encoding forkhead box protein E1: MPVVKAEDEVAAQTAVETTESQNADPSKGRRRKRPLQRGKPPYSYIALISMAIASSPDRKLTLGGIYKFITDRFPFYRDNSKKWQNSIRHNLTLNDCFVKIPREPGRPGKGNYWALDPNAEDMFESGSFLRRRKRFKRCDFATYTSTSSSYHHDSPIFSPVQITSSVYGSVYPTYAPQISPPYYPPSTTGFGSSQSRVFSINTIIGSGGLTHSPPETQPVQPSCRNFNQDGGGSCSLNSNHITFSYPNAGNHGYGQAAQGMFTHNGTQNYIPSGRLGVTGSSPITADVANDPYIHNSGGTGGYMRPMTYTSCMDRFVSAI